The following coding sequences are from one Microvirgula aerodenitrificans DSM 15089 window:
- a CDS encoding response regulator produces the protein MIADDHALVRMGIGSLVTGMRDASLCGEADSSTTLMPLLERQLPDILVTDLMMPGGDHGDGVAMVAGLRRRYPALKIIVLTMLVNPAVLRLVLDTGVHGLLLKCIARRQLALALRVVAAGGTFVDRSVRSAVCAASGDGAPWRQSGLDRLSRREREVLLLCLRGLSVTEIAGLRNRSIKTISQQKVTAFHKLGLGSDRALFEFAEQSGLMQRAR, from the coding sequence ATGATTGCCGACGACCATGCACTGGTCCGGATGGGCATCGGCAGCCTTGTGACCGGCATGCGCGATGCCAGCCTGTGCGGCGAGGCGGACAGCTCGACCACGCTGATGCCGCTGCTGGAACGGCAACTGCCGGACATTCTGGTCACCGACCTGATGATGCCCGGTGGCGATCATGGCGACGGGGTGGCGATGGTGGCCGGATTGCGCCGGCGCTACCCGGCACTGAAGATCATCGTGCTGACCATGCTGGTCAATCCGGCCGTGCTGCGGCTGGTGCTGGACACCGGCGTGCACGGACTGTTGCTTAAATGCATCGCCCGCCGGCAACTGGCACTGGCATTGCGCGTGGTCGCGGCCGGCGGCACCTTTGTCGACCGAAGTGTCCGCAGCGCCGTCTGCGCGGCATCGGGCGATGGCGCCCCCTGGCGGCAAAGCGGTCTCGACCGGCTGTCGCGACGGGAGCGGGAAGTGCTGCTGCTGTGCCTGCGCGGGCTGTCGGTGACCGAGATCGCCGGTTTGCGCAACCGCAGCATCAAGACCATCAGCCAGCAGAAGGTCACCGCGTTTCACAAGCTGGGGCTGGGCAGCGATCGGGCGTTGTTCGAATTTGCCGAGCAGAGCGGGCTGATGCAGCGGGCCCGCTGA
- a CDS encoding helix-turn-helix domain-containing protein has protein sequence MTNLNTNDTPRYWHPEDVKAAIRKRGKSMADLAREHHLPSANVRNALRRPVRSGEIVIAAFLGIPLCELWPDRWDVNGKRVLRPRTVSQSPLREGNHGDGMDKGRG, from the coding sequence ATGACAAACCTGAACACGAACGACACACCCCGGTACTGGCACCCGGAAGACGTCAAGGCGGCCATCAGGAAACGCGGCAAAAGCATGGCGGATCTGGCGCGGGAGCATCACCTGCCATCCGCCAACGTTCGCAACGCATTGCGCCGGCCGGTACGCTCCGGTGAAATCGTCATCGCGGCTTTCCTTGGCATCCCGCTGTGCGAGCTGTGGCCGGACCGCTGGGATGTTAATGGCAAGCGCGTTCTGCGACCAAGAACGGTCAGTCAGTCACCGCTGCGGGAGGGCAATCATGGCGACGGGATGGACAAGGGACGGGGGTGA